A single window of Pseudomonas lutea DNA harbors:
- a CDS encoding winged helix-turn-helix domain-containing protein, with the protein MPAEPPIYTQLSIQHARRLALAAQGFGSRQPPATIKAAHVTRLIARLGVLQIDSVNALVRSHYLPLFSRLGNYSRTLLDQAAWSQGRQRKLFEYWGHEASLLPIELYPLMRWRMRRAAQGEGIYQHLATFGREQTATIARVLQTVRERGALGAGSISTRQERAGPWWDWSAEKQALEWLFAAGEVTVAGRRGFERLYDLPERVLPSAVIQHPDIGEADAQRGLLLQAVTALGVGTEKDVRDYFRQDPAPARRGLAELVEEGAVQVVQVEGWKQLGYALAGAAVPRKVTASALLSPFDSLIWERARTERLFDFHYRLEIYTPAHKRVYGYYVLPFLHNERIAARIDLRAERAAGRLAVHAVHEEQPGLDDEGMHALAHQLRQLANWLGLPQVLINCQRASATRLRGAFVASGFDHL; encoded by the coding sequence ATGCCCGCCGAACCGCCGATTTACACGCAACTTTCCATCCAGCATGCGCGCCGTCTGGCGCTGGCGGCTCAGGGATTTGGCAGCCGCCAGCCACCTGCAACGATCAAGGCGGCGCACGTTACTCGGCTGATTGCACGGCTCGGCGTGCTGCAGATCGACTCGGTCAATGCGCTGGTGAGGTCGCACTATCTGCCGCTCTTTTCCCGGTTGGGTAACTACTCGCGCACCTTGCTTGATCAGGCGGCGTGGAGCCAGGGCCGGCAGCGCAAGCTGTTCGAGTACTGGGGCCACGAGGCGTCGCTGCTGCCGATCGAGTTGTACCCGCTGATGCGCTGGCGAATGCGCCGCGCCGCCCAGGGGGAAGGGATTTATCAGCACCTGGCGACATTTGGCCGTGAGCAAACGGCGACCATCGCCAGGGTGCTGCAGACCGTTCGCGAACGGGGCGCGTTGGGCGCCGGCAGCATCAGCACCCGTCAGGAGCGAGCCGGGCCATGGTGGGACTGGAGTGCTGAAAAGCAGGCGCTGGAATGGTTATTCGCAGCGGGTGAAGTCACGGTCGCCGGCCGTCGCGGCTTCGAGCGGCTTTATGATTTGCCCGAGCGCGTGCTGCCATCTGCGGTCATTCAGCATCCCGACATTGGCGAAGCCGACGCCCAGCGCGGCTTGCTGCTGCAGGCGGTCACGGCGCTGGGTGTTGGCACTGAAAAGGACGTGCGCGATTATTTCCGTCAGGACCCGGCTCCCGCCAGGCGTGGCTTGGCGGAGCTGGTGGAGGAGGGCGCAGTTCAGGTTGTTCAGGTGGAGGGCTGGAAACAATTGGGTTACGCACTTGCGGGCGCAGCGGTGCCGCGCAAAGTCACTGCCAGCGCCTTGCTCTCGCCATTCGATTCGTTGATTTGGGAGCGGGCACGCACCGAGCGGCTGTTCGATTTCCATTACCGCCTGGAAATTTACACCCCTGCACACAAGCGGGTTTATGGCTATTACGTGCTGCCATTTCTGCACAACGAGCGGATTGCCGCGCGTATCGATCTGCGTGCCGAACGAGCGGCGGGGCGGTTGGCGGTGCATGCGGTGCACGAAGAGCAACCTGGGCTGGATGACGAGGGCATGCACGCCCTGGCGCACCAGCTGCGGCAACTGGCCAACTGGCTAGGCCTGCCGCAGGTGCTGATCAATTGCCAGCGCGCCAGTGCGACACGCTTGCGAGGGGCCTTTGTCGCCAGCGGCTTCGATCATCTGTAA
- a CDS encoding DUF1127 domain-containing protein, with amino-acid sequence MKSQKGYVLVVKPVSRQFAPERWWKAAVEQIARWWKLHRERVELATLSDDALKDMGLSRADVYEEMERPFWDDPMKR; translated from the coding sequence ATGAAAAGCCAAAAAGGTTATGTGCTGGTGGTTAAACCCGTGTCGCGGCAGTTCGCGCCTGAACGCTGGTGGAAGGCAGCGGTGGAGCAGATTGCGCGTTGGTGGAAGCTGCACCGCGAGCGCGTCGAGTTGGCGACGCTAAGTGATGACGCACTGAAGGACATGGGCCTCAGCCGTGCAGATGTGTACGAGGAAATGGAGCGGCCGTTCTGGGACGATCCTATGAAGCGTTGA
- a CDS encoding LysR substrate-binding domain-containing protein, producing the protein MTTYPSIDSELLRTFVAIADEGGYTKAGEVVNRTQSAVSMQMKRLEEDVVRRPLFVKDGRTVSFTAEGQVLLGYARRILKLHSEVFNTLREPHMVGTVKIGTPDDYVMRFLPGILQRFAQAYPLVQVEVHCESSSQLLQRQDLDLSIVTREPGKEIGQILRQERFVWAVGAGFCPHEQTPMPLAMFNTDCFCRQWATNALEASGREYRVAYTSASLSAIMAVVSAGLAVTAQLQSLITSDLEVLGESHGLPQLPSASIVLLRNPNNPSPITECLADHIAEGFKL; encoded by the coding sequence ATGACCACCTACCCGAGCATCGACAGCGAACTGCTGCGCACCTTCGTCGCCATCGCAGACGAAGGCGGCTACACCAAGGCTGGCGAGGTGGTTAACCGCACGCAGTCGGCAGTCAGCATGCAGATGAAACGGCTGGAGGAGGATGTGGTGCGGCGGCCCTTGTTTGTCAAAGACGGCCGCACCGTCAGCTTTACCGCGGAAGGCCAGGTGCTGCTGGGTTACGCGCGCAGGATTCTGAAGCTGCACAGCGAGGTATTCAACACGCTGCGCGAGCCGCACATGGTCGGTACGGTGAAAATCGGCACGCCCGACGATTATGTGATGCGTTTTTTACCGGGGATTCTGCAGCGCTTTGCCCAGGCCTATCCGCTGGTGCAAGTGGAGGTGCATTGCGAGTCTTCTTCGCAACTGCTGCAACGCCAGGACCTCGACCTCAGCATCGTCACCCGCGAGCCGGGCAAGGAAATTGGTCAGATTCTGCGTCAGGAGCGGTTCGTCTGGGCTGTCGGCGCAGGCTTTTGCCCTCATGAGCAAACGCCGATGCCGTTGGCAATGTTCAACACCGACTGCTTTTGCCGACAGTGGGCGACCAACGCGCTGGAGGCGTCCGGTCGGGAGTACCGAGTGGCGTATACCAGTGCGAGCCTGTCAGCGATCATGGCAGTGGTCAGCGCAGGGCTGGCGGTGACGGCGCAGCTGCAAAGCCTGATCACCTCGGACCTGGAAGTTCTGGGCGAAAGCCACGGGCTGCCGCAGTTGCCTTCGGCGAGCATCGTGCTGCTGCGCAACCCCAACAATCCTTCGCCGATTACTGAATGTCTGGCTGACCACATTGCCGAAGGCTTCAAGCTTTAG
- a CDS encoding sulfite exporter TauE/SafE family protein produces MRGSDVIVDVLLYLLLGAAMGTLGGLFGIGGGLVAIPALGVLFGLDQQLAQGTALLMVLPNVLLALWRYNQRNRVSVRHALMLIVPSFTMSWLTSLWAVRVDPQLMRLGFVAFLVVLTLFNLIQMFWRKGTAGAELRHARWLWLLGLGSGVTAGLFGVGGGVIATPILTGIFGATQVAAQGLALALAAPSTTITLATYALHDHVDWQMGIPLAMGGLASISWGVALAHSLPERVLRSLFCGFLVICAIMLCFKL; encoded by the coding sequence ATGAGAGGATCGGACGTGATTGTCGATGTATTGCTGTACCTGCTGTTGGGCGCTGCCATGGGCACATTGGGCGGGTTGTTCGGCATTGGCGGCGGGCTGGTGGCCATCCCGGCGCTGGGGGTGCTGTTCGGGCTCGATCAGCAATTGGCGCAAGGCACGGCGCTGTTGATGGTATTGCCCAACGTGCTGTTGGCATTGTGGCGCTACAACCAGCGCAACCGGGTGTCGGTGCGTCATGCGCTGATGCTCATCGTGCCGAGTTTTACGATGTCCTGGCTGACGTCACTCTGGGCTGTTCGGGTCGATCCGCAACTCATGCGCCTGGGGTTCGTAGCCTTTCTGGTCGTGCTGACCCTGTTCAACCTGATCCAGATGTTCTGGCGCAAAGGCACTGCCGGCGCCGAGCTGCGCCATGCCCGATGGCTGTGGTTGTTGGGGCTGGGCTCGGGCGTCACCGCCGGCTTGTTCGGCGTTGGCGGCGGGGTGATCGCCACGCCCATCCTGACCGGCATCTTCGGCGCGACCCAAGTGGCAGCGCAAGGCCTGGCACTGGCATTGGCGGCGCCGAGCACCACCATCACTTTGGCGACCTACGCCTTGCATGACCATGTGGACTGGCAGATGGGCATTCCGTTGGCCATGGGGGGGCTGGCCAGTATCAGTTGGGGAGTGGCTCTGGCGCACAGCTTGCCGGAGCGGGTATTGCGGTCGTTGTTCTGCGGCTTTCTGGTGATCTGCGCGATCATGCTGTGCTTCAAGCTCTGA
- a CDS encoding MarR family winged helix-turn-helix transcriptional regulator encodes MNANESATQAGAGSCDTLLLDNQLCFALYSTSLMMTKVYKPLLQELNLTYPQYLAMLVLWERDGLTVGEVSTRLLTDPGSLTPLLKRLEAEGLISRTRSKEDERVVLLTLTAQGKALHTKAQSIPHCILAASGINLEQLKALQKDLLALRGNLLESL; translated from the coding sequence ATGAACGCCAACGAGAGCGCAACCCAGGCTGGCGCTGGCAGTTGCGACACATTGCTGCTCGACAATCAGCTGTGTTTCGCCCTGTATTCGACATCGCTGATGATGACCAAAGTCTACAAGCCCCTGTTACAGGAGCTGAACCTGACCTACCCGCAGTACCTGGCGATGCTGGTCTTGTGGGAGCGAGACGGACTGACCGTGGGAGAAGTCAGCACTCGCCTGCTGACCGACCCGGGCTCGCTGACGCCGCTGCTCAAACGGCTGGAGGCCGAGGGCCTGATCAGCCGGACGCGCAGCAAGGAAGACGAGCGCGTCGTCCTGCTGACGCTGACGGCGCAGGGTAAAGCGCTGCACACAAAAGCTCAGAGCATCCCCCACTGCATTTTGGCGGCCAGCGGCATCAATCTTGAGCAACTCAAGGCGCTGCAAAAAGACCTGCTCGCACTGCGCGGCAATCTGCTCGAAAGCCTCTGA
- a CDS encoding organic hydroperoxide resistance protein has product MQALYTAVATATGGRDGRAVSSDKILDVKLATPKELGGAGGEATNPEQLFAAGYSACFIGALKFVAGQSKKTVPADASITAHVGIGQIPGGFGLDIDLHISLPGLDQAEAQALVDAAHQVCPYSNATRGNVDVRLHVTV; this is encoded by the coding sequence ATGCAAGCTCTCTACACTGCAGTCGCAACCGCAACCGGTGGCCGTGATGGCCGTGCTGTTTCCAGCGATAAAATCCTCGACGTCAAACTGGCAACCCCGAAAGAGCTGGGGGGCGCAGGCGGCGAAGCAACCAACCCCGAGCAGCTGTTTGCTGCCGGCTACTCGGCCTGCTTCATCGGCGCACTGAAATTCGTTGCCGGTCAGAGCAAGAAAACCGTCCCTGCTGATGCGTCGATTACCGCGCATGTCGGCATCGGCCAGATCCCCGGCGGTTTCGGTCTGGACATCGATCTGCACATCAGCCTGCCAGGTCTTGATCAGGCAGAAGCCCAGGCGCTGGTTGATGCGGCCCATCAGGTCTGCCCGTACTCCAACGCCACACGTGGCAACGTCGACGTCCGCTTGCACGTCACTGTCTAA
- a CDS encoding alpha/beta hydrolase, with protein MNTFGKILAGSLLALSVGNAFAATDTGVEHNTQAFLDALNSGSGKPIEQLSPKDARAVLTGAQAGVKLTLPKADVSQKTITVDGQNISLTIVRPAGVKGTLPVFMYFHGGGWVLGDYPTHERLVRDLVEGSGAVAVFVNYTPSPEAHYPVAINQAYAATKWVAEHGKEINVDGKRLAVAGNSVGGNMAAVVSLMAKDKGTPAIRYQVLLWPVTDANFDTGSYEQFAEGHFLTRNMMKWFWDNYTTDPKQRAEIYASPLRATTDQLKGLPPALVQTAGADVLRDEGEDYARKLDQAGVPVTAVRYNGMIHDYGLLNVVSQVPEVRSAMLQASQELKVHLK; from the coding sequence ATGAACACGTTTGGCAAGATTCTGGCTGGCTCGCTTCTCGCTCTGTCCGTCGGCAACGCTTTCGCAGCGACCGACACCGGCGTGGAGCACAACACTCAGGCGTTCCTGGACGCACTCAACTCCGGAAGCGGCAAGCCGATTGAACAGCTTTCGCCCAAGGATGCACGGGCGGTCCTGACCGGTGCGCAGGCTGGCGTCAAGCTGACCCTGCCCAAAGCCGACGTCAGCCAGAAGACCATTACGGTCGATGGCCAGAACATCAGCCTGACGATTGTTCGTCCGGCAGGCGTCAAGGGCACGTTGCCCGTGTTCATGTACTTCCACGGCGGCGGCTGGGTGCTCGGCGACTACCCGACCCACGAGCGTCTGGTTCGGGATCTGGTAGAGGGCTCGGGTGCAGTGGCGGTGTTCGTCAATTACACGCCATCACCTGAAGCGCACTATCCGGTTGCGATCAACCAGGCGTACGCGGCAACGAAATGGGTTGCCGAGCACGGCAAGGAAATCAACGTCGACGGCAAACGTCTGGCGGTGGCGGGCAACAGCGTCGGCGGCAACATGGCGGCCGTCGTCAGCTTGATGGCCAAAGACAAAGGCACTCCGGCGATCCGTTATCAGGTCCTGCTGTGGCCGGTGACAGATGCCAACTTCGATACCGGTTCGTATGAGCAGTTTGCCGAAGGTCACTTCCTCACCCGCAACATGATGAAGTGGTTCTGGGACAACTACACCACCGATCCGAAGCAGCGCGCCGAGATCTATGCGTCGCCGCTGCGGGCCACGACCGACCAGCTTAAAGGCCTGCCGCCTGCTCTGGTGCAAACCGCCGGCGCCGACGTGCTGCGCGACGAAGGCGAAGATTACGCTCGCAAACTGGACCAGGCCGGCGTGCCGGTTACGGCGGTTCGCTACAACGGCATGATCCACGATTACGGGCTGTTGAACGTGGTCAGCCAGGTGCCGGAAGTGCGCTCTGCGATGCTGCAGGCGTCGCAGGAGTTGAAGGTGCATTTGAAGTAA
- a CDS encoding DUF2235 domain-containing protein — MATGYYIRLYDKTSCGGFVLEATSGMGLHGIDQSREGDAVRCGVDGKTYRIRGGISHMTSDGIRLAGTLDSVSGCPCKARLEPSLFCATYENEDSPAAFAARPFSAAGYRQGATAAATPKPLNASLTADARMEQDLEEEEEEVEQEQLITLRLGVFFDGTGNNQANSETVAGCMASDVGLENEAEDIQKFCAEFGYGIDGSAPDNSFGNDTSNVARLYDLYKDHSDVSINPDAEEAALKVYLEGIGTVSGGEDDLWGQATGRGKNGVVARVEQSSALIVERLLRLKKINPIVIIRRLEIDVFGFSRGAAAARHFANDVRKGAESLLAKALPTSDSIFVEGFGWRVQHDVHLNFIGLFDTVPAIVTPFMLDFSPGNDRNGGLNLGLPTGAARKVVQLVARDEHRLNFALIRTENDIVLPGSHSDIGGGYRPHMRERLLVAKPASSQERKTTRNQQSLAYSQSIQSVGPLVRRLIDQGLEVEIHCRSEDEERTRENQIPLYKQVHVLTTLDREVDGDLSKIYLRVMRELGLRYSVPFKDIPQIASLALPSELEPIAEKLKAYAFGHVAALSLSTDEEALLLRRYIHLSASWNAVKERNRTSITPMFINRPTDDYQRIIHGNR; from the coding sequence ATGGCTACCGGTTATTACATTCGACTGTACGACAAGACCAGCTGTGGCGGATTCGTCTTGGAAGCAACCTCTGGCATGGGGTTGCACGGCATCGATCAGTCGCGAGAGGGCGACGCGGTGAGGTGCGGTGTCGACGGCAAAACGTATCGGATCAGAGGCGGAATTTCCCACATGACCAGTGACGGCATTCGCCTGGCCGGTACCCTGGACAGTGTCAGCGGTTGCCCGTGCAAAGCCCGGTTGGAACCATCGCTGTTCTGTGCCACCTACGAGAACGAGGACAGTCCGGCGGCATTCGCGGCCAGACCTTTTTCCGCCGCTGGTTACCGGCAAGGGGCTACCGCTGCAGCTACGCCGAAGCCTCTCAACGCAAGCCTTACTGCCGACGCGCGGATGGAGCAGGACCTCGAAGAAGAGGAAGAAGAAGTCGAGCAAGAGCAACTCATCACCCTGCGCCTTGGCGTGTTCTTCGATGGCACCGGTAACAACCAGGCCAACAGCGAAACGGTTGCAGGTTGCATGGCGAGCGATGTCGGGCTGGAAAATGAAGCCGAAGATATTCAGAAGTTCTGTGCCGAGTTTGGCTATGGGATTGACGGGAGTGCGCCGGACAACAGCTTCGGTAATGACACCTCGAATGTAGCGCGGCTTTATGATTTGTATAAGGACCATTCCGACGTATCGATCAACCCGGATGCTGAAGAGGCGGCGCTGAAAGTTTATCTGGAGGGCATTGGAACTGTCAGCGGAGGCGAAGATGATCTGTGGGGGCAAGCAACTGGTAGAGGTAAAAACGGGGTCGTTGCGCGGGTTGAACAGAGTTCGGCATTGATTGTGGAGCGCTTGCTGAGGCTTAAAAAAATCAATCCGATAGTAATAATCCGTCGGCTTGAGATCGATGTATTCGGGTTCAGCCGCGGAGCGGCCGCCGCTCGTCATTTCGCAAATGACGTACGTAAAGGTGCGGAAAGCTTGCTTGCAAAGGCATTGCCTACGAGTGATTCAATATTCGTTGAAGGGTTCGGTTGGAGAGTCCAGCATGATGTGCATCTGAACTTCATTGGTCTTTTTGACACCGTGCCAGCCATCGTCACGCCGTTCATGCTGGATTTCAGCCCCGGCAACGACCGCAACGGCGGACTCAACCTGGGGCTTCCAACGGGTGCCGCACGCAAAGTGGTGCAGTTGGTAGCGCGGGATGAGCATCGATTGAACTTCGCCCTGATCCGCACCGAGAACGATATCGTTCTGCCCGGCTCGCATTCAGACATTGGCGGCGGCTACCGACCTCATATGCGTGAGCGGCTTCTGGTCGCGAAACCAGCGAGTAGCCAAGAACGAAAGACCACGCGCAACCAACAGTCGCTTGCTTATTCACAATCCATTCAAAGCGTCGGTCCTTTGGTCAGACGCTTGATCGATCAGGGTCTTGAGGTAGAGATACATTGCCGCTCCGAAGACGAAGAGCGCACGCGGGAAAACCAAATCCCTCTATACAAGCAGGTTCACGTCCTCACCACTCTTGATCGCGAGGTGGATGGAGATTTGTCGAAGATTTATCTGAGGGTGATGCGTGAGTTGGGATTACGGTACAGCGTGCCCTTTAAAGATATCCCGCAAATCGCTTCATTAGCTTTGCCGTCAGAACTGGAGCCGATCGCTGAGAAACTGAAAGCCTACGCCTTTGGACATGTAGCCGCGTTAAGCCTCAGCACCGACGAAGAGGCGTTACTCCTGCGTCGCTACATACACCTTTCCGCCAGTTGGAACGCGGTGAAGGAAAGGAATAGAACGAGCATCACACCAATGTTCATCAACCGGCCAACCGATGACTACCAGCGGATTATTCATGGCAATCGGTAG
- a CDS encoding DUF2931 family protein has protein sequence MAIGRIKALLGCVFGLILSGCSSANDYGVELPYDAWRLGFFAPNYMEVWIETADVVDMKGRLFRRAMSGVAAVQTPPNFKGTPKGWPKNPGDGAGKHVWRADVPRLIYVRWQSLAEPKTYEAYIDIPEQIQRSMREGGRTYCDASKVWIKDYRKNLVVGLAPGGVVKTWLMGVCIDAVEVSRVQGKVVEKGPDLGRTNGRYALELEPESRAYIDKFGIPYDSW, from the coding sequence ATGGCAATCGGTAGGATCAAGGCGCTCCTTGGATGCGTATTCGGCCTGATTCTGAGCGGATGCAGTAGCGCTAATGACTATGGCGTAGAGCTGCCTTACGACGCATGGCGACTGGGCTTCTTTGCCCCCAACTACATGGAAGTCTGGATCGAGACAGCGGACGTCGTCGATATGAAAGGACGATTATTTAGGCGTGCAATGAGTGGCGTGGCGGCGGTTCAGACCCCACCCAACTTCAAGGGAACCCCGAAAGGATGGCCTAAAAACCCAGGGGACGGAGCCGGGAAACATGTTTGGCGTGCAGATGTCCCTCGGCTGATCTATGTACGCTGGCAATCGTTAGCAGAACCCAAAACCTATGAAGCCTACATTGATATCCCGGAGCAGATTCAACGATCCATGCGTGAAGGCGGGAGAACCTACTGCGATGCAAGCAAGGTATGGATCAAGGACTACCGAAAGAATCTGGTCGTAGGTCTCGCTCCCGGTGGTGTTGTTAAAACCTGGCTCATGGGAGTTTGTATTGATGCGGTCGAAGTCAGCCGCGTACAAGGCAAGGTCGTTGAAAAGGGACCTGACTTGGGGCGTACAAACGGTCGTTATGCCCTGGAGCTAGAACCTGAGTCACGGGCCTACATCGACAAATTCGGCATACCTTATGACTCTTGGTAA
- a CDS encoding DUF2931 family protein, giving the protein MTLGKGASKNINVLMGCVFTLILSGCSSANDYGVELPYDAWRLGFFAPNYMEVWIETANVVDVKGRLFRRAMSGVAAVQTPPNLKGTPRGWPRRPGSGAGKHVWRADVPRLIYVRWQSLAEPQTYEAYVEVPEATRHAMLQIQENTYCKAAKSWITDHRELLVIGLAPGGIAKTWIRGTCLDPKEVSRVQGKVVEKGPDLGRTNGRYALELEPESRAYIDKFGIPYDSW; this is encoded by the coding sequence ATGACTCTTGGTAAAGGCGCATCAAAAAACATCAACGTCTTAATGGGATGCGTATTCACCCTGATCCTGAGCGGATGCAGCAGCGCCAATGACTATGGCGTAGAGCTGCCTTACGACGCATGGCGACTGGGCTTCTTTGCTCCCAACTACATGGAAGTCTGGATCGAGACAGCAAACGTCGTCGATGTGAAAGGACGATTATTTAGGCGTGCAATGAGTGGCGTGGCGGCGGTTCAGACCCCGCCCAACCTCAAAGGCACTCCAAGAGGCTGGCCCAGGAGACCTGGAAGCGGAGCAGGAAAGCATGTATGGCGCGCAGACGTGCCTCGTTTGATCTATGTCCGTTGGCAATCATTGGCTGAACCTCAAACTTACGAAGCGTACGTCGAGGTTCCTGAGGCAACTCGCCACGCCATGCTGCAGATACAGGAAAACACATACTGCAAAGCGGCCAAGAGCTGGATCACTGACCACCGTGAACTGCTGGTAATAGGACTGGCTCCGGGCGGTATTGCTAAAACATGGATAAGAGGCACGTGCCTCGATCCGAAGGAAGTCAGTCGCGTGCAAGGCAAGGTCGTTGAGAAAGGACCCGACTTGGGACGTACAAACGGCCGTTATGCCCTTGAGCTAGAACCTGAGTCACGGGCCTACATCGACAAATTCGGCATCCCTTATGACTCTTGGTAA
- a CDS encoding DUF2931 family protein: MTLGKGASKNINVLMGCVFSLILSGCSSANDYGVELPYDAWRLGFFAPNYMEVWIETANVVDVKGRLFRRAMSGVAAVQTPPNLKGTPRGWPKNPGDGAGKHVWRADVPRLIYVRWQSLAEPQTYEAYIDIPEQIQRSMREGGKTYCDASKVWIEDYRKNLVVGLAPGGVVKTWLMGVCIDAIEVSRVQGRIVEQGPHQGHSNGLYYRPPNEASQAYIDKFGIPYDSW; the protein is encoded by the coding sequence ATGACTCTTGGTAAAGGCGCATCAAAAAACATCAACGTCTTAATGGGATGTGTATTCAGCCTGATCCTGAGCGGATGCAGTAGCGCTAATGACTACGGGGTAGAGCTGCCTTACGACGCATGGCGACTGGGCTTCTTCGCTCCCAACTACATGGAAGTCTGGATCGAGACAGCCAATGTCGTCGATGTGAAAGGACGATTATTTAGGCGTGCAATGAGTGGCGTGGCGGCGGTACAGACCCCGCCCAACCTCAAGGGAACCCCGAGAGGATGGCCTAAAAACCCCGGGGACGGAGCCGGTAAACATGTTTGGCGTGCAGATGTCCCTCGGCTGATCTATGTACGCTGGCAATCGTTAGCAGAACCCCAAACCTATGAAGCCTACATTGATATTCCGGAGCAGATTCAACGATCCATGCGTGAAGGCGGGAAAACCTACTGCGATGCAAGCAAGGTATGGATCGAGGACTACCGAAAGAATCTGGTCGTAGGTCTCGCTCCCGGTGGTGTTGTTAAAACCTGGCTCATGGGAGTTTGCATTGACGCGATTGAAGTCAGCCGCGTGCAAGGTCGGATTGTCGAGCAAGGTCCTCATCAAGGCCATTCAAACGGCCTTTACTATCGCCCTCCCAATGAGGCATCGCAGGCCTACATCGACAAATTCGGCATACCTTATGACTCTTGGTAA
- a CDS encoding DUF2931 family protein has translation MTLGKSASKNINVFFGCLLGLILSGCSSANDYGVELPYDAWRLGFFAPNYMEVWIETADVVDMKGRLFRRAMSGVAAVQTPPNLTGNPRGWPTRPGDGAGKHVWRADVPRQIYVRWQSLAEPQTYEAYIEIPESARHAMLEIKEKTYCRGTKEWITDHRELLVIGLAPGGIAKTWIRGGCLDPIEVSRVQGRIVEKGPHEGHSNGLYYRPPNEASQAYIDKFGIPYDSW, from the coding sequence ATGACTCTTGGTAAAAGCGCATCAAAAAACATCAACGTTTTTTTCGGATGCTTATTAGGCCTGATTCTGAGCGGATGCAGCAGCGCCAATGACTATGGCGTAGAGCTACCTTACGACGCATGGCGACTGGGCTTCTTTGCTCCCAACTACATGGAAGTCTGGATCGAGACAGCGGACGTCGTCGATATGAAAGGACGATTATTTAGGCGTGCAATGAGTGGCGTGGCGGCGGTTCAGACTCCACCTAATCTAACAGGTAATCCAAGAGGCTGGCCGACAAGGCCAGGGGACGGAGCAGGTAAGCACGTCTGGCGAGCAGATGTTCCAAGGCAGATCTACGTACGCTGGCAGTCTTTGGCCGAGCCACAGACCTACGAGGCTTACATTGAAATTCCGGAATCAGCTCGGCATGCAATGTTGGAGATCAAAGAAAAAACGTACTGCAGAGGAACCAAAGAGTGGATCACGGATCACCGCGAGCTGCTGGTAATCGGGCTCGCTCCGGGCGGCATTGCTAAAACCTGGATAAGAGGCGGGTGCCTAGACCCGATTGAAGTCAGCCGCGTACAAGGTCGCATAGTCGAGAAAGGTCCTCATGAAGGCCATTCAAACGGCCTTTACTATCGCCCTCCCAATGAGGCATCGCAGGCCTACATCGACAAATTCGGCATACCTTATGACTCTTGGTAA
- a CDS encoding elongation factor P has protein sequence MKTGKELKPGTVIKLENDPWLVQKAEFTKSGRNSAIMKTKLKNLLTGYKTEIVYSADDKLEDVILDRKEATLSFISGDTYTFMDTTDYTMYELNAEDIEAVLPFVEEGMTDVCEAIFFEDRLVSVELPTTIVRTVDYTEGSARGDTSGKVMKPAKLANGTELQVADFIEIGDKIEIDTREGGSYKGRAK, from the coding sequence ATGAAAACTGGTAAAGAGCTTAAACCCGGTACCGTGATCAAGCTGGAAAACGACCCTTGGCTGGTTCAGAAAGCTGAATTCACCAAGTCGGGCCGTAACAGCGCGATCATGAAGACCAAGCTGAAAAACCTGCTGACCGGCTACAAGACTGAAATCGTCTACAGCGCCGACGACAAGCTGGAAGACGTGATCCTGGACCGTAAGGAAGCCACGCTGTCTTTCATCAGCGGCGACACTTACACGTTCATGGACACCACTGACTACACCATGTACGAGCTGAACGCTGAAGACATCGAAGCCGTTCTGCCGTTCGTGGAAGAAGGCATGACCGACGTCTGCGAAGCGATCTTCTTCGAAGACCGTCTGGTATCCGTAGAGCTGCCGACCACCATCGTTCGTACCGTCGACTACACCGAAGGTTCGGCTCGTGGCGACACCTCGGGCAAAGTGATGAAGCCAGCCAAACTGGCCAACGGCACCGAGCTGCAGGTTGCTGACTTCATCGAAATCGGTGACAAGATCGAAATCGACACCCGTGAAGGCGGTTCCTACAAAGGCCGTGCGAAATAA